The following coding sequences lie in one Arabidopsis thaliana chromosome 3, partial sequence genomic window:
- a CDS encoding Calcium-binding EF-hand family protein (Calcium-binding EF-hand family protein; FUNCTIONS IN: calcium ion binding; INVOLVED IN: biological_process unknown; LOCATED IN: cellular_component unknown; EXPRESSED IN: 22 plant structures; EXPRESSED DURING: 14 growth stages; CONTAINS InterPro DOMAIN/s: EF-Hand 1, calcium-binding site (InterPro:IPR018247), EF-HAND 2 (InterPro:IPR018249), EF-hand-like domain (InterPro:IPR011992); BEST Arabidopsis thaliana protein match is: Calcium-binding EF-hand family protein (TAIR:AT5G04170.1); Has 35374 Blast hits to 19340 proteins in 989 species: Archae - 4; Bacteria - 4023; Metazoa - 19169; Fungi - 4508; Plants - 4170; Viruses - 287; Other Eukaryotes - 3213 (source: NCBI BLink).): protein MSGYPPSSQGYGYGGNPPPPQPPYGSTGNNPPPYGSSGSNPPPPYGSSASSPYAVPYGAQPAPYGAPPSAPYASLPGDHNKPHKEKPHGASYGSPSPGGYGAHPSSGPSDYGGYGGAPQQSGHGGGYGGAPQQSGHGGGYGAPPPQASYGSPFASLVPSAFPPGTDPNIVACFQAADRDNSGFIDDKELQGALSSYNQSFSIRTVHLLMYLFTNSNVRKIGQFLLSFKLISN from the coding sequence atGTCTGGTTATCCTCCATCAAGCCAAGGTTACGGTTACGGCGGTAATCCACCACCTCCTCAGCCACCGTACGGATCAACCGGCAATAACCCTCCTCCGTACGGATCATCCGGCAGcaatcctcctcctccgtaCGGATCATCAGCCTCCTCACCGTACGCAGTTCCCTACGGAGCTCAGCCCGCTCCTTACGGTGCACCACCGTCAGCACCGTACGCGTCTCTTCCAGGAGACCATAATAAGCCGCACAAAGAGAAACCTCACGGCGCCTCCTACGGATCTCCATCTCCCGGTGGCTACGGTGCTCATCCATCGTCTGGACCTTCCGACTACGGTGGTTACGGAGGAGCGCCGCAGCAGTCTGGACATGGAGGAGGTTACGGAGGAGCGCCGCAGCAGTCTGGACATGGAGGAGGTTACGGAGCTCCTCCTCCGCAAGCTTCTTATGGAAGTCCGTTTGCGTCTCTGGTTCCGTCGGCGTTTCCTCCCGGAACAGATCCGAACATTGTGGCTTGTTTCCAAGCTGCGGATCGGGACAATAGTGGATTCATCGATGATAAGGAGCTTCAAGGAGCTCTATCTTCGTATAATCAGAGCTTCAGCATAAGAACTGTTCATCTCCTTATGTATCTATTCACCAACAGCAATGTCAGGAAGATTGgtcagtttcttctttctttcaaactGATCTCAAATTGA
- a CDS encoding P-loop nucleoside triphosphate hydrolases superfamily protein with CH (Calponin Homology) domain-containing protein, with protein MTTGLHEFNLASRRAEEAAARRFQAVQWLKSVVGQLGIPNQPSEKEFISCLRNGMILCNAINKIHPGAVSKVVENYSYLNGEYQLPPAYQYFENVRNFLVALETLRLPGFEASDLEKDNLESGSVTKVVDCILGLKAYHECKLPSNGNGLYKHVKTPTFQLSATKIHPTLSASKTSRHLDMSSVRERNDCTDGESDKLKGIAKLFADHIFSSKENIDENLVSLENGSENSRANFEKILSRFPELQSVFKNLLSEGTLKPSDLKSMPLEELPVHEEDQSSRSLSHKTKCNHKRLLKTQEKELAVLKNLFIKTKQDFKEFQVYLQRDLMELGNQMQEMSSAAQGYYKVVEENRKLYNMVQDLKGNIRVYCRVRPIFNSEMDGVIDYIGKDGSLFVLDPSKPYKDARKTFQFNQVFGPTATQDDVFRETQPLIRSVMDGYNVCIFAYGQTGSGKTYTMSGPPGRSATEMGINYLALSDLFLICDRRKDMMTYEIYVQMVEIYNEQVRDLLAENSSCTRLDIRTCSSDDDGLSLPDATMHSVNSTKDVLQLMEAGEVNRAVSSTSMNNRSSRSHSIFMVHVRGKDTSGGTLRSCLHLVDLAGSERVDKSEVTGDRLKEAQYINKSLSCLGDVISALAQKNSHIPYRNSKLTLLLQDSLGGQAKTLMFAHLSPEEDSFGETISTLKFAQRVSTVELGAARAHKETREVMHLKEQIENLKRALGTEEWNNVSNGSKEIKSPFSRPIATTERTPPRLRRLSIENCSSTKANLEDRRGIKSPLASRRAQILSLEGPMSCKNEENGKGDPTMEVHQLKNPRSPLSSYQNRAVKVDGRTSIPQLQLLQTPVKGASRNDIQMISVDSKTNGKGSHIRKSLRTIGKLINGSEKRKENIPADPRSPLGVANNFSHIKSPDTSNAKTMRRQSLTGVMPPGQERSRRSSIGGKPIENGVNVTDSRNAKTPPPMRSASKIGKKWA; from the exons ATGACAACTGGGTTGCACGAATTTAATCTGGCTTCTAGAAGAGCCGAAGAAGCAG CGGCGAGGAGGTTTCAAGCCGTGCAATGGCTTAAATCTGTAGTGGGTCAACTGGGTATACCGAATCAGCCATCGGAGAAGGAGTTCATTTCTTGCTTGAGAAATGGTATGATACTTTGTAATGCAATCAACAAGATCCACCCAGGAGCTGTTTCAAAG GTTGTGGAGAACTACTCGTATTTGAACGGAGAGTATCAGCTTCCACCGGCTTATCAATATTTCGAGAATGTTCGGAATTTTCTTGTGGCTTTAGAAACATTGAGGCTTCCTGGATTTGAAGCTTCTGATCTTGAAAAG GATAATCTAGAGTCTGGATCAGTGACCAAGGTTGTGGATTGCATTTTGGGACTTAAGGCATACCATGAGTGCAAGTTACCGAGCAATGGTAATGGGTTATACAAGCACGTCAAAACGCCGACGTTTCAGCTCTCTGCGACTAAGATTCACCCTACTCTAAGTGCTTCCAAAACGTCTAGGCATTTGGATATGTCCTCAGTCCGTGAGAGAAACGATTGCACTGATGGTGAATCTGATAAACTCAAAG GGATAGCCAAGTTGTTTGCCGATCACATTTTCAGTTCCAAGGAAAATATTGATGAGAATCTTGTTTCATTAGAGAATGGCAGTGAG AATTCTAGAGCAAACTTCGAGAAAATCCTCTCAAGATTCCCAGAG CTTCAATCAGTATTCAAGAATTTACTTAGCGAAGGAACTTTGAAACCATCAGACTTAAAATCCATGCCGTTGGAGGAGTTACCTGTCCATGAAGAAGACCAA TCCAGCAGAAGTCTCTCACACAAGACAAAGTGCAACCATAAGCGTTTACTGAAAACCCAAGAAAAGGAGCTAGCG GTTCTCAAGAACTTGTTTATAAAAACGAAGCAGGATTTTAAGGAATTTCAGGTTTATTTGCAAAGAGATTTGATGGAACTAG GGAATCAGATGCAAGAGATGTCATCAGCAGCTCAGGGATATTACAAAGTGGTGGAAGAGAATcgaaaattatataacatgGTGCAAGATCTTAAAG GAAATATAAGAGTGTACTGCAGAGTTAGACCGATCTTCAATAGTGAAATGGACGGAGTTATAGATTATATAGGAAAAGATGGCTCTTTATTCGTTTTGGATCCATCGAAGCCTTATAAAGATGCCAGAAAAACGTTTCAATTTAATCAAGTATTTGGTCCAACAGCAACTCAAG ATGATGTATTCAGAGAAACACAACCATTAATCAGATCAGTGATGGATGGTTACAATGTCTGCATTTTCGCTTATGGTCAAACGGGATCAGGGAAGACATACACAATG AGTGGTCCTCCAGGCAGATCAGCTACTGAAATGGGAATAAACTATCTAGCTCTCAGTGATCTCTTTCTGATATGTGATAGAAGAAAGGATATGATGACGTATGAGATATATGTCCAAATGGTCGAAATCTACAATGAGCAAGTCCGAGACCTTCTTGCAGAAAATTCCTCCTGCACCAG ATTAGATATACGAACTTGTTCCAGCGATGATGATGGGTTGAGTCTTCCAGATGCTACAATGCATTCTGTGAATTCTACCAAGGATGTCCTTCAGCTGATGGAGGCTGGTGAAGTGAATCGTGCAGTTAGTTCCACGTCCATGAATAATCGAAGTAGTCGGTCACACAG tatttttATGGTGCACGTACGTGGGAAAGATACATCTGGGGGAACCCTTCGAAGTTGCTTGCATCTGGTGGATCTTGCAGGGAGCGAGAGAGTAGATAAATCAGAGGTTACTGGAGACAGACTCAAAGAAGCACAATATATCAACAAATCTCTTTCTTGTCTCGGAGATGTCATTTCTGCATTGGCTCAGAAGAATTCTCACATCCCATACCGAAACAGCAAGTTGACTCTTCTACTTCAAGACTCATTAG GAGGACAAGCCAAAACATTAATGTTTGCTCATTTGAGTCCTGAGGAAGACTCCTTTGGGGAAACAATCAGTACTTTGAAATTCGCACAAAGAGTTTCAACAGTCGAACTTGGAGCTGCTCGTGCACACAAAGAGACTAGAGAGGTTATGCATCTCAAGGAGCAG ATTGAAAACCTGAAGAGGGCTTTGGGTACCGAAGAATGGAATAATGTTTCCAACGGATCAAAGGAGATAAAATCACCTTTCAGCAGGCCAATCGCAACAACAGAGAGAACTCCTCCACGTCTCAGAAGGTTAAGCATCGAAAACTGTAGCAGCACAAAGGCAAACCTTGAAGACAGGAGAGGTATTAAATCACCTTTAGCCTCCCGTCGTGCACAAATATTGAGTCTGGAGGGTCCAATGTCCTGTAAAAACGAAGAAAACGGTAAAGGAGATCCCACCATGGAAGTGCACCAGCTCAAAAATCCACGGAGTCCTCTAAGCTCTTATCAAAACCGAGCCGTGAAAGTAGATGGCAGAACAAGCATTCCTCAACTCCAGCTATTACAAACACCAGTTAAAGGAGCTTCCAGAAACGACATACAGATGATTTCTGTTGATTCTAAGACAAATGGAAAAGGTTCACATATACGGAAGTCCCTGAGGACAATTGGAAAGCTGATCAATGGTTCAGAGAAGAG GAAAGAGAACATTCCTGCAGATCCACGGTCACCACTTGGAGTTGCTAATAATTTTAGTCATATAAAGTCCCCGGACACAAGCAACGCTAAGACTATGCGACGGCAGTCACTCACAGGTGTAATGCCACCAGGGCAAGAAAGATCACGTAGATCCTCAATAGGAGGAAAACCAATTGAGAATG GTGTAAATGTAACTGATTCAAGAAATGCCAAGACACCTCCACCTATGCGCTCAGCATCAAAGATAGGGAAGAAATGGGCATAA
- a CDS encoding P-loop nucleoside triphosphate hydrolases superfamily protein with CH (Calponin Homology) domain-containing protein (P-loop nucleoside triphosphate hydrolases superfamily protein with CH (Calponin Homology) domain; FUNCTIONS IN: microtubule motor activity, ATP binding; INVOLVED IN: microtubule-based movement; EXPRESSED IN: 19 plant structures; EXPRESSED DURING: 10 growth stages; CONTAINS InterPro DOMAIN/s: Calponin-homology (InterPro:IPR016146), Calponin-like actin-binding (InterPro:IPR001715), Kinesin, motor domain (InterPro:IPR001752); BEST Arabidopsis thaliana protein match is: kinesin 4 (TAIR:AT5G27000.1); Has 11194 Blast hits to 10379 proteins in 346 species: Archae - 2; Bacteria - 8; Metazoa - 5167; Fungi - 1411; Plants - 1943; Viruses - 0; Other Eukaryotes - 2663 (source: NCBI BLink).), whose protein sequence is MTTGLHEFNLASRRAEEAAARRFQAVQWLKSVVGQLGIPNQPSEKEFISCLRNGMILCNAINKIHPGAVSKVVENYSYLNGEYQLPPAYQYFENVRNFLVALETLRLPGFEASDLEKDNLESGSVTKVVDCILGLKAYHECKLPSNGNGLYKHVKTPTFQLSATKIHPTLSASKTSRHLDMSSVRERNDCTDGESDKLKGIAKLFADHIFSSKENIDENLVSLENGSENSRANFEKILSRFPELQSVFKNLLSEGTLKPSDLKSMPLEELPVHEEDQSSRSLSHKTKCNHKRLLKTQEKELAVLKNLFIKTKQDFKEFQVYLQRDLMELGNQMQEMSSAAQGYYKVVEENRKLYNMVQDLKGNIRVYCRVRPIFNSEMDGVIDYIGKDGSLFVLDPSKPYKDARKTFQFNQVFGPTATQDDVFRETQPLIRSVMDGYNVCIFAYGQTGSGKTYTMSGPPGRSATEMGINYLALSDLFLICDRRKDMMTYEIYVQMVEIYNEQVRDLLAENSSCTRLDIRTCSSDDDGLSLPDATMHSVNSTKDVLQLMEAGEVNRAVSSTSMNNRSSRSHSIFMVHVRGKDTSGGTLRSCLHLVDLAGSERVDKSEVTGDRLKEAQYINKSLSCLGDVISALAQKNSHIPYRNSKLTLLLQDSLGGQAKTLMFAHLSPEEDSFGETISTLKFAQRVSTVELGAARAHKETREVMHLKEQIENLKRALGTEEWNNVSNGSKEIKSPFSRPIATTERTPPRLRRLSIENCSSTKANLEDRRGIKSPLASRRAQILSLEGPMSCKNEENGKGDPTMEVHQLKNPRSPLSSYQNRAVKVDGRTSIPQLQLLQTPVKGASRNDIQMISVDSKTNGKGSHIRKSLRTIGKLINGSEKRKENIPADPRSPLGVANNFSHIKSPDTSNAKTMRRQSLTGVMPPGQERSRRSSIGGKPIENGKKDHVFTPFRLNKFNN, encoded by the exons ATGACAACTGGGTTGCACGAATTTAATCTGGCTTCTAGAAGAGCCGAAGAAGCAG CGGCGAGGAGGTTTCAAGCCGTGCAATGGCTTAAATCTGTAGTGGGTCAACTGGGTATACCGAATCAGCCATCGGAGAAGGAGTTCATTTCTTGCTTGAGAAATGGTATGATACTTTGTAATGCAATCAACAAGATCCACCCAGGAGCTGTTTCAAAG GTTGTGGAGAACTACTCGTATTTGAACGGAGAGTATCAGCTTCCACCGGCTTATCAATATTTCGAGAATGTTCGGAATTTTCTTGTGGCTTTAGAAACATTGAGGCTTCCTGGATTTGAAGCTTCTGATCTTGAAAAG GATAATCTAGAGTCTGGATCAGTGACCAAGGTTGTGGATTGCATTTTGGGACTTAAGGCATACCATGAGTGCAAGTTACCGAGCAATGGTAATGGGTTATACAAGCACGTCAAAACGCCGACGTTTCAGCTCTCTGCGACTAAGATTCACCCTACTCTAAGTGCTTCCAAAACGTCTAGGCATTTGGATATGTCCTCAGTCCGTGAGAGAAACGATTGCACTGATGGTGAATCTGATAAACTCAAAG GGATAGCCAAGTTGTTTGCCGATCACATTTTCAGTTCCAAGGAAAATATTGATGAGAATCTTGTTTCATTAGAGAATGGCAGTGAG AATTCTAGAGCAAACTTCGAGAAAATCCTCTCAAGATTCCCAGAG CTTCAATCAGTATTCAAGAATTTACTTAGCGAAGGAACTTTGAAACCATCAGACTTAAAATCCATGCCGTTGGAGGAGTTACCTGTCCATGAAGAAGACCAA TCCAGCAGAAGTCTCTCACACAAGACAAAGTGCAACCATAAGCGTTTACTGAAAACCCAAGAAAAGGAGCTAGCG GTTCTCAAGAACTTGTTTATAAAAACGAAGCAGGATTTTAAGGAATTTCAGGTTTATTTGCAAAGAGATTTGATGGAACTAG GGAATCAGATGCAAGAGATGTCATCAGCAGCTCAGGGATATTACAAAGTGGTGGAAGAGAATcgaaaattatataacatgGTGCAAGATCTTAAAG GAAATATAAGAGTGTACTGCAGAGTTAGACCGATCTTCAATAGTGAAATGGACGGAGTTATAGATTATATAGGAAAAGATGGCTCTTTATTCGTTTTGGATCCATCGAAGCCTTATAAAGATGCCAGAAAAACGTTTCAATTTAATCAAGTATTTGGTCCAACAGCAACTCAAG ATGATGTATTCAGAGAAACACAACCATTAATCAGATCAGTGATGGATGGTTACAATGTCTGCATTTTCGCTTATGGTCAAACGGGATCAGGGAAGACATACACAATG AGTGGTCCTCCAGGCAGATCAGCTACTGAAATGGGAATAAACTATCTAGCTCTCAGTGATCTCTTTCTGATATGTGATAGAAGAAAGGATATGATGACGTATGAGATATATGTCCAAATGGTCGAAATCTACAATGAGCAAGTCCGAGACCTTCTTGCAGAAAATTCCTCCTGCACCAG ATTAGATATACGAACTTGTTCCAGCGATGATGATGGGTTGAGTCTTCCAGATGCTACAATGCATTCTGTGAATTCTACCAAGGATGTCCTTCAGCTGATGGAGGCTGGTGAAGTGAATCGTGCAGTTAGTTCCACGTCCATGAATAATCGAAGTAGTCGGTCACACAG tatttttATGGTGCACGTACGTGGGAAAGATACATCTGGGGGAACCCTTCGAAGTTGCTTGCATCTGGTGGATCTTGCAGGGAGCGAGAGAGTAGATAAATCAGAGGTTACTGGAGACAGACTCAAAGAAGCACAATATATCAACAAATCTCTTTCTTGTCTCGGAGATGTCATTTCTGCATTGGCTCAGAAGAATTCTCACATCCCATACCGAAACAGCAAGTTGACTCTTCTACTTCAAGACTCATTAG GAGGACAAGCCAAAACATTAATGTTTGCTCATTTGAGTCCTGAGGAAGACTCCTTTGGGGAAACAATCAGTACTTTGAAATTCGCACAAAGAGTTTCAACAGTCGAACTTGGAGCTGCTCGTGCACACAAAGAGACTAGAGAGGTTATGCATCTCAAGGAGCAG ATTGAAAACCTGAAGAGGGCTTTGGGTACCGAAGAATGGAATAATGTTTCCAACGGATCAAAGGAGATAAAATCACCTTTCAGCAGGCCAATCGCAACAACAGAGAGAACTCCTCCACGTCTCAGAAGGTTAAGCATCGAAAACTGTAGCAGCACAAAGGCAAACCTTGAAGACAGGAGAGGTATTAAATCACCTTTAGCCTCCCGTCGTGCACAAATATTGAGTCTGGAGGGTCCAATGTCCTGTAAAAACGAAGAAAACGGTAAAGGAGATCCCACCATGGAAGTGCACCAGCTCAAAAATCCACGGAGTCCTCTAAGCTCTTATCAAAACCGAGCCGTGAAAGTAGATGGCAGAACAAGCATTCCTCAACTCCAGCTATTACAAACACCAGTTAAAGGAGCTTCCAGAAACGACATACAGATGATTTCTGTTGATTCTAAGACAAATGGAAAAGGTTCACATATACGGAAGTCCCTGAGGACAATTGGAAAGCTGATCAATGGTTCAGAGAAGAG GAAAGAGAACATTCCTGCAGATCCACGGTCACCACTTGGAGTTGCTAATAATTTTAGTCATATAAAGTCCCCGGACACAAGCAACGCTAAGACTATGCGACGGCAGTCACTCACAGGTGTAATGCCACCAGGGCAAGAAAGATCACGTAGATCCTCAATAGGAGGAAAACCAATTGAGAATGGTAAGAAAGATCACGTCTTTACGCCTTTTCGTCTGAACAAATTCAATAACTAA
- a CDS encoding Glycosyltransferase family 61 protein (Glycosyltransferase family 61 protein; FUNCTIONS IN: transferase activity, transferring glycosyl groups; INVOLVED IN: biological_process unknown; LOCATED IN: cellular_component unknown; EXPRESSED IN: 8 plant structures; EXPRESSED DURING: 4 anthesis, petal differentiation and expansion stage; CONTAINS InterPro DOMAIN/s: Glycosyltransferase AER61, uncharacterised (InterPro:IPR007657); BEST Arabidopsis thaliana protein match is: Glycosyltransferase family 61 protein (TAIR:AT2G41640.1); Has 587 Blast hits to 587 proteins in 93 species: Archae - 2; Bacteria - 22; Metazoa - 130; Fungi - 6; Plants - 392; Viruses - 0; Other Eukaryotes - 35 (source: NCBI BLink).) produces MRQNLKKVAQIKVDESKKLFPYVFRVKTSCGNCAKRSKPKLIYLLIFSLISSCFVFAPQLLCFPYPSALFLIDSSIKEIENRVSESNIESPKTSQKEESISCDRTGYRSDICFMKGDIRTHSPSSSIFLYTSNDLTTDQVLQEKIKPYTRKWETSIMETIPELKLVTKDMKLFGDKRKCEVIHEVPAVLFSTGGYTGNLYHEFNDGLIPLYITSKRFNKKVVFVIAEYHKWWEMKYGDVLSQLSDYSLIDFNKDKRTHCFKEAIVGLRIHGELTVDPSQMQDDGTTINEFRNVLDRAYRPRINRLDRLEEQRFHARLAQRRKAKRPKLALFSRTGSRGITNEDLMVKMAQRIGFDIEVLRPDRTTELAKIYRVLNSSKVMVGVHGAAMTHFLFMKPGSIFIQIIPLGTDWAAETYYGEPAKKLGLDYNGYKILPRESSLYEKYDKDDPILKDPNSITKKGWQFTKGIYLNDQKVRLDLHRFKKLLIDAYAKSIR; encoded by the exons ATGAGGCAGAATCTGAAAAAAGTAGCACAGATCAAAGTAGACGAATCTAAGAAGCTATTTCCTTATGTCTTCCGGGTTAAAACTTCTTGTGGGAATTGCGCTAAGAGATCGAAGCCTAAGCTTATCTATCTTCTTATCTTCTCTCTTATCTCAAGTTGCTTTGTCTTTGCTCCTCAGCTCCTCTGTTTCCCTTACCCCTCTGCTCTGTTTCTCATCG ATTCTTCAAttaaagagattgaaaatCGGGTTTCCGAAAGCAATATAGAATCACCTAAGACGTCACAAAAAG AAGAGAGCATATCTTGTGACAGAACCGGCTATCGTTCAGACATCTGTTTCATGAAAGGCGATATCAGAACACACTCTCCTTCCTCCTCCATCTTTCTCTACACCTCGAATGATCTCACCACCGATCAGGTCTTgcaagaaaaaatcaaaccataCACCAGAAAATGGGAAACTAGTATAATGGAAACCATCCCTGAGCTCAAACTTGTGACAAAAGATATGAAGCTTTTTGGCGACAAGCGTAAATGCGAAGTGATCCATGAAGTACCGGCCGTGCTATTCTCTACCGGAGGATATACCGGAAACCTCTATCATGAGTTCAACGACGGGCTTATTCCTTTGTATATAACATCTAAACGTTTCAACAAAAAGGTTGTCTTTGTGATTGCTGAGTATCACAAGTGGTGGGAGATGAAGTATGGAGATGTTCTCTCTCAGCTCTCTGATTACTCTCTTATCGACTTCAACAAAGACAAGAGAACTCACTGCTTCAAGGAAGCTATTGTTGGTCTTAGAATCCATGGTGAGTTAACCGTCGATCCTTCTCAGATGCAAGATGATGGAACAACCATCAATGAGTTCAGAAATGTACTTGATCGAGCTTATAGACCACGAATCAACAGACTGGACAGGCTAGAGGAGCAACGATTCCACGCAAGACTAGCACAGAGAAGAAAGGCTAAGAGGCCAAAACTAGCGTTGTTTTCAAGAACCGGGTCTCGAGGGATAACAAACGAGGACCTGATGGTGAAAATGGCTCAGAGGATCGGGTTTGACATCGAGGTTTTGAGACCTGACAGAACAACGGAACTGGCAAAGATTTACAGAGTGTTAAACTCAAGCAAAGTCATGGTTGGGGTACATGGAGCAGCCATGACCCATTTTCTGTTCATGAAACCTGGAAGTATCTTTATTCAGATCATTCCACTGGGAACAGATTGGGCAGCAGAGACATATTATGGAGAACCGGCAAAGAAGCTCGGTCTAGACTACAATGGTTATAAGATTCTTCCAAGAGAGAGCTCATTGtatgaaaaatatgataaagaTGATCCAATTCTAAAAGATCCAAACAGCATCACTAAGAAAGGATGGCAATTCACAAAGGGGATATACCTGAACGACCAGAAAGTGAGGTTAGATCTCCATAGATTCAAGAAGCTTTTGATTGATGCGTATGCAAAATCGATTAGGTGA